The genomic segment CCCGCTGGTGGGGGGCGCCGGGTGGCCAGCCCCGGGTGCCGTCGCCGTGCACGATCAGTGGCGAGAGGCCTGCCGCTGCGGCGTTCTTGGCCGCCTGCTCGGCGAGCACCGTGTCGATCTCGACGGAGACGACGTGGGAAGAGCCGAGGCGGTGGGCGAGCCAGGAGGCGTTCAGGCCCGTGCCGGCGCCCAGTTCAAGAATCCGGTCGGTCTCGCGTGCGTCCAGCAGGGACAGCATCTCCAGCATGACGGACGGCTGCGAACTCGATGACGTCGGCAGACGGTACTCGTCGTGGGCTGTGGAGCGGCCGTCGTTGACCTGGGTGGTGATCGAAACGTCGCTGTAGACCGCCTCCAGCCATCTGGCCGGGGAAGTGGTGCGCGAGATGGCCTCGTCCCCGACCTCGATGTCCTCGGGAATGAAAAGGTCCCGTCGTACGTCGGCGACGGCGTCCCCCCAAGGCGCAATGGGCACGCCCTTCTTCCGCAGAGCGTCCAGCAACGACGCGGGCGAGCTCACAGCCGGGTCACTTCTTCTTGGGCGGGTTGCTCACCGGCCCGCTCCACTGGCCGTCCGACTCCTTGGGCGACTGCCTCTTGTCGCCCTCGGAACCGCCTTTGCCGTCACCATGCTGTCCCATCGCATCTCCTTATCCACCCAGAAACCTAACCCTTCGTATTCTCCTGTCCGGACGGTGAGAGGAAGGGTCGTGTTCAGCCGCTCACAGCAGGCGGGGAGGTACGGGAGCGGGGGCCAACCGGTCGGCCTTCTGTACAGCTTGCTCTGATGCCTTCTCGACGGTGGCGCCGCACGGTGACGTCAAGCTGTGTGGCGGGGCCCGCTGATCGCTCTGCACAGCCACGATCCGGTGATCCGGTCCGTGCTTGCGGCCTGCGAGGTCTGAGAACCTTGCGCCGACCACTGCACCTTGGGCTGAAGGGGCGGCAACGTCCCGGCGGGCAGGCCGCAGGACGCGCTGCGGTCGGTGGCGGGCAGCCCCAAACCGGCTGGTTGGCGGCGGTGCACACCTGTGCCGGTCCGTTGGACGTGGTACGCGAGCTCGGCGTGCTTTTGCCCTGGCGCGAGCGAGCCGAGCTGGCGGCGTCCGCCTGGGCCGGCAGGCCCGGCGTCTCGCCGGTGAGCGAGGCCCCGCCCGCGGCGGTGCGAGCGGACTACCCGGGTTGTCGCCAGCTCCGTCGGGGCCGGGCGGAGTCCGGCGGGGCGGAGCGAGGAGTTCGCGGCGCCGGTGCGTGACCTCACGGTCTTGCAGCGGCAAGGTCCGCCTCTGGGAACCCCGCCGTCTGCGATTCCGCCTGTTCTCCGCAGCCGGACAACCCGTCACCACCGGTCGGCGCCGCATCCTCCGCCTCGCCCGGCACTGGCCCTGGACCGGCGAGATCACCGCCGCACTCGAACGACTCGCGCTCCTGCCCAACCCCGGCTGACCAGCAACGTCCATCGACCCCACGACAACATCACCCGCCCCGGCAGTGGAACCCGGCGCCCACCCGACGCGAAAGCCGGGCCGCCGACCTGCCCACCATCAGCTCCGGAACGCGAAAGGGCCCACCGACTCCGTCGGCGGACCCTCACGAAAGATCGAGGCTAGAGACAATGCCGGTAACTTAGGGACATTCTGGTCGTTGTTGGTGGTATGCCGGGCCTGTAAAACGTGCGGCTCTGTCTCACATTCGGTGGTGACTCTGCGTTGTGAGTGTCGTTGACATCGATGTGATGGATGTCAACCAGCTTGCGCAGATGGTATTTGCGGGGATATCTCCGCTGGTCATTGAGGATGTGGTCGACGAGGGCGAGCGGGTCGTGGTGAGGGCGCGGACTCCGCAGAAGACCGCGCCCTGCCCCGTGTGCGGGGCCTCGTCGGGGCGCGTTCACGGGTATCACTGGCGGACCGTGGCCGACGTACCGGTCGACGGCCGACGAGTGGTGGTCCGTGTACGGGTGCGGCGTCTGGTCTGTCCGACACACGGCTGCCGTCACACCTTCCGCGAGCAGGTGCCCGGGGTGCTGGAGCGTTATCAGCGACGCACCACCCGCCTGACCGCGCAGGTCAAGGCGGTAGTCAAGGAGTTAGCGGGCCGGGCAGGGGCGCGCGTACTGGCGATACTCGCGGTAGGCCTGTCGCGTCACACGGCTCTGCGGGCCCTGTTGCGGATTCCGTTGCCCACGGGACGGGCGCCCCGCGTGATCGGCGTCGACGATTTCGCTCTGCGCCGGCGGCACCGCTATGCCACCGTGGTGATCGACGCCGAGACCCATGAGCGGATCGACGTGCTGCCCGACCGCACGGCTGACACTCTGGAAGCCTGGCTGCGCGAACATCGGAGCGTCGAGATCGTGTGCCGTGACGGCTCGGCGACCTACGCCGAGGCCATCCGCCGCGCTCTGCCCGATGCAGTGCAGGTCGGTGACCGCCGGCATTTATGGCACAACCTGTGCGAAGCCGCCCTGAGCGAGATCAAGGCGCACAGCACCTGCTGGGCCACCGTGCTGGAGGCGCCCCTGTATGACGGGCCCCGCGCACGGACCACCCTGGAGCGCTGGCACCAGATTCACGACCTCCTCGACCAGGGCGTGGGTCTCCTCGAGTGCGGCCGCCGTCTGCATCTGGCCCTGAATACCGTCAAACGCTATGCCCGAGCCGACCGGCCCGAGCGGATGCTCCGCGTCCCGAAATACCGCGCCAGCCTCGTCGATCCCTACCGCGAGCACCTGCGCAAACGCCGGGCTGACGACCCCGCCGTCCCCGTCCAGCACCTCTTCGGAGAGATCAAGGCCCTTGGCTTCACGGGCTGCCTCAACCTCCTGCACAAGTACATCAACCAAGGGCGCGCGGACGCCGACCGCAGCCATATCTCCGCACGCAGACTCGCCCGGATGCTCCTCACCAGGCCCGACAACCTCAAGGCCGAGCACCACGACCTCCTGGCCCGGCTCACCGCCGC from the Streptomyces sp. AM 4-1-1 genome contains:
- a CDS encoding methyltransferase domain-containing protein — protein: MSSPASLLDALRKKGVPIAPWGDAVADVRRDLFIPEDIEVGDEAISRTTSPARWLEAVYSDVSITTQVNDGRSTAHDEYRLPTSSSSQPSVMLEMLSLLDARETDRILELGAGTGLNASWLAHRLGSSHVVSVEIDTVLAEQAAKNAAAAGLSPLIVHGDGTRGWPPGAPHQRVIATYAVTEIPYAWVEQARHGRIVAPWGGSFFPYSSPSSTFETAARTARSPATRRSCGPATPAPRVAT
- a CDS encoding ISL3 family transposase — its product is MDVMDVNQLAQMVFAGISPLVIEDVVDEGERVVVRARTPQKTAPCPVCGASSGRVHGYHWRTVADVPVDGRRVVVRVRVRRLVCPTHGCRHTFREQVPGVLERYQRRTTRLTAQVKAVVKELAGRAGARVLAILAVGLSRHTALRALLRIPLPTGRAPRVIGVDDFALRRRHRYATVVIDAETHERIDVLPDRTADTLEAWLREHRSVEIVCRDGSATYAEAIRRALPDAVQVGDRRHLWHNLCEAALSEIKAHSTCWATVLEAPLYDGPRARTTLERWHQIHDLLDQGVGLLECGRRLHLALNTVKRYARADRPERMLRVPKYRASLVDPYREHLRKRRADDPAVPVQHLFGEIKALGFTGCLNLLHKYINQGRADADRSHISARRLARMLLTRPDNLKAEHHDLLARLTAACPELTQLATHIRTFALLLKPQPENADALDRWVAQVRAADLPYLHAFTRALERDRDAVIAAFTLPYSNGPTEGVNTKTKRIARQMHGRAGFTLLRHRILLG